From Pseudomonas alcaligenes, a single genomic window includes:
- a CDS encoding bifunctional DedA family/phosphatase PAP2 family protein has protein sequence MGHWFDTLTLWLEANPQWLGLSIFAVACLECLAVAGILIPGTLLLFTLGVLAGSGSLGLGETLLLAYAGGLLGDAISYGLGRRFHQGIRGLPVLRDHPEWLGSAEKYFQRYGVVSLLVGRYIGPLRPMLPLVAGMLDMPFVRFALVSLLAAAGWAVAYMLPGWATGAALRLPLPEGFWSAAGLVAAGLAVLLLVVIHSSLREQRWATILAAGLSGSLLLALLLGWPHLSSLDQGLMTLVQEQRSPALDSLALLVTGLGNFATQLAAGVLLTLLLLLCRRQAAALFVAGCMLGTALLNTALKQLFARARPEVLLQPLDSFSLPSGHSSAAFALFLALGVLAGRGAPARTRLTWLLLASLPALAIALSRVYLGVHWPTDILAGALLAGSVCAASLALLQRRTLMAPLGARVWWLILPATLALLAGVSLWALPEALLQYRY, from the coding sequence ATGGGCCACTGGTTCGACACCCTGACCCTCTGGCTGGAAGCCAACCCGCAATGGCTGGGCCTGAGCATCTTCGCCGTGGCCTGCCTGGAATGCCTGGCCGTGGCCGGCATCCTGATCCCCGGCACCCTGCTGCTGTTCACCCTCGGCGTACTGGCCGGCAGCGGCTCCCTCGGCCTCGGTGAGACCCTGCTGCTGGCCTATGCCGGCGGCTTGCTCGGCGATGCGATTTCCTATGGCCTGGGCCGCCGTTTCCACCAGGGCATTCGTGGCCTGCCGGTGCTGCGCGACCACCCCGAGTGGCTGGGCAGCGCAGAGAAGTACTTCCAGCGCTACGGCGTGGTCAGCCTGCTGGTCGGCCGCTACATCGGCCCGCTGCGACCGATGCTGCCGCTGGTGGCCGGCATGCTCGACATGCCCTTCGTGCGCTTCGCCCTGGTCAGCCTACTGGCCGCCGCCGGCTGGGCGGTGGCCTACATGCTGCCGGGCTGGGCCACCGGCGCGGCCCTGCGCCTGCCGCTGCCGGAAGGTTTCTGGAGCGCCGCCGGGCTGGTCGCCGCCGGCCTGGCCGTGTTGCTGCTGGTGGTGATCCACAGCAGCCTGCGCGAACAGCGCTGGGCCACCATTCTGGCCGCCGGCCTGAGCGGCAGCCTGCTGCTGGCCCTGCTGCTGGGCTGGCCGCACCTGAGCAGTCTCGACCAGGGTCTGATGACCCTGGTGCAGGAACAGCGCAGCCCAGCCCTGGACAGCCTGGCGCTGCTGGTCACCGGGCTGGGCAATTTCGCCACCCAGCTCGCCGCCGGCGTGCTGCTGACCCTGCTGCTGTTGCTCTGCCGGCGCCAGGCGGCCGCCCTGTTCGTCGCCGGCTGCATGCTCGGCACCGCCCTGCTCAATACCGCCCTCAAGCAGCTGTTCGCCCGCGCCCGCCCGGAGGTGCTGCTGCAGCCGCTGGACAGTTTCAGCCTGCCCAGTGGCCACAGCTCGGCGGCCTTCGCCCTGTTCCTCGCCCTCGGCGTGCTGGCCGGGCGCGGCGCGCCGGCACGCACGCGCCTGACCTGGCTGCTGCTGGCCAGCCTGCCGGCGCTGGCGATTGCCCTGTCGCGGGTCTATCTGGGGGTGCACTGGCCCACCGACATCCTCGCCGGCGCCCTGCTCGCCGGCAGCGTGTGCGCCGCCAGCCTGGCCCTGCTGCAGCGGCGCACGCTGATGGCGCCACTGGGCGCGCGGGTATGGTGGCTGATTCTGCCGGCGACCCTGGCCCTGCTTGCCGGCGTCAG
- a CDS encoding DNA-3-methyladenine glycosylase, producing MRPLPWPAAQPLPDSFFDRDAQTLARALLGKVIRHRHQGHWLAARIIETEAYYLTDKGSHASLGYTAKRHALFMDGGHIYMYYARGGDSLNFSAHGAGNAVLIKSAQPWVDEHCAADALARMQANNPAADGSPRPAERLCAGQTLLCKALGLKVPDWDGQRFDPQHLFVEDAGARPAQIIQTTRLGIPHGRDEHLPYRFVDAAQARHCTRNPLRRGQLEGRDYHLLDNEDA from the coding sequence ATGCGCCCCCTGCCCTGGCCTGCCGCCCAGCCGCTGCCCGACAGCTTCTTCGACCGCGACGCGCAGACCCTCGCCCGCGCCCTGCTGGGCAAGGTCATCCGCCATCGCCACCAGGGCCACTGGCTGGCCGCGCGGATCATCGAGACCGAGGCCTACTACCTGACGGACAAGGGCAGCCACGCTTCGCTCGGCTACACCGCCAAGCGCCACGCGCTATTCATGGATGGAGGGCACATCTATATGTACTACGCGCGCGGCGGCGACTCGCTGAACTTCAGCGCCCACGGCGCCGGCAACGCGGTACTGATCAAGTCCGCCCAGCCCTGGGTCGACGAGCACTGCGCCGCCGATGCCCTGGCGCGGATGCAGGCCAACAACCCGGCCGCCGACGGCAGCCCGCGCCCGGCCGAGCGCCTGTGTGCCGGGCAGACCCTGCTGTGCAAGGCCCTCGGCCTCAAGGTGCCGGACTGGGATGGGCAGCGCTTCGACCCGCAGCACCTGTTCGTCGAAGATGCCGGCGCGCGCCCGGCGCAGATCATCCAGACCACCCGCCTGGGCATTCCCCATGGCCGCGACGAGCACCTGCCCTACCGCTTCGTCGATGCCGCCCAGGCCCGTCACTGCACACGCAACCCACTGCGTCGCGGCCAGCTTGAAGGGCGCGACTATCACTTGCTGGACAACGAGGACGCCTGA
- a CDS encoding glutamate-5-semialdehyde dehydrogenase has product MTESVLDYMTRLGRAAREASRVLARASTAQKNSALQAAANALDAARAELTAANELDLAAARANGLEPAMVDRLALTPAVIDSMIEGLRQVATLPDPIGEIQGMRYMPSGIQVGKMRVPLGVIGIIYESRPNVTIDAASLCLKSGNATILRGGSEAIHSNQAIARCIQLGLAEAGLPASAVQVVETTDRAAVGALISMPEFVDVIVPRGGKGLIERISRDAKVPVIKHLDGVCHVYIDVAADEAKAIRVADNAKTQRYSPCNAMETLLVHQAVAGRVLPPLAAIYRDKGVELRGDAATRALLGSDVLEATEDDWYAEYNAAILAIRIVDSLDAAIAHINQYGSQHTDAIITENFSDARRFLTEVDSASVMVNASTRFADGFEYGLGAEIGISTDKLHARGPVGLEGLTSEKYVVFGDGHIRT; this is encoded by the coding sequence ATGACCGAGTCCGTGCTCGACTACATGACCCGCCTGGGCCGCGCCGCGCGCGAAGCCTCGCGGGTGCTCGCCCGCGCCAGCACCGCGCAGAAGAACAGCGCCCTGCAGGCCGCCGCCAATGCCCTCGACGCTGCCCGCGCCGAGCTGACCGCCGCCAACGAACTGGATCTGGCCGCCGCCCGCGCCAATGGCCTGGAACCGGCCATGGTCGACCGCCTGGCGCTGACTCCGGCAGTGATCGACTCGATGATCGAAGGCCTGCGCCAGGTCGCCACCCTGCCGGATCCGATCGGCGAGATCCAGGGCATGCGTTATATGCCGTCCGGCATCCAGGTCGGCAAGATGCGCGTGCCGCTGGGCGTGATCGGCATCATCTACGAGTCGCGTCCCAACGTGACCATCGATGCCGCCAGCCTGTGCCTGAAGTCCGGCAACGCCACCATCCTGCGCGGCGGCTCCGAGGCGATCCATTCCAACCAGGCGATTGCCCGCTGCATCCAGCTCGGCCTGGCCGAAGCCGGCCTGCCGGCCAGCGCTGTGCAGGTGGTGGAAACCACCGACCGTGCCGCCGTCGGCGCGCTGATCAGCATGCCGGAGTTCGTCGACGTGATCGTCCCGCGCGGCGGCAAGGGCCTGATCGAGCGCATCAGCCGCGACGCCAAGGTGCCGGTGATCAAGCACCTGGACGGCGTCTGCCATGTCTACATCGACGTCGCCGCCGACGAGGCCAAGGCCATTCGCGTGGCCGACAACGCCAAGACCCAGCGCTACTCGCCGTGCAACGCCATGGAAACCCTGCTGGTGCACCAGGCCGTCGCCGGCCGCGTGCTGCCGCCGCTGGCCGCCATCTACCGCGACAAGGGCGTCGAGCTGCGTGGCGACGCCGCCACCCGCGCCCTGCTCGGCAGCGATGTGCTGGAAGCCACTGAAGATGACTGGTACGCCGAGTACAACGCGGCGATCCTGGCGATTCGCATCGTCGACTCGCTGGACGCGGCCATCGCGCATATCAACCAGTACGGCTCGCAGCACACCGACGCGATCATCACCGAGAACTTCAGTGATGCGCGGCGCTTCCTCACCGAAGTGGATTCCGCCTCGGTGATGGTCAATGCCTCGACCCGTTTCGCCGATGGTTTCGAGTACGGCCTGGGGGCGGAGATCGGCATCTCCACCGACAAGCTGCACGCCCGCGGCCCGGTCGGCCTGGAAGGCCTGACCAGCGAGAAGTACGTGGTGTTCGGCGACGGACACATCCGCACCTGA
- the nadD gene encoding nicotinate-nucleotide adenylyltransferase: MARRIGILGGTFNPVHIAHLRGALEVAEQLGLDELRLIPSARPPHREAPQATAEQRLAMVELAVAGELRLAVDDRELRRAKPSFTYDTLESVRGELAVDDQLFLLLGWDAFCGLPTWHRWQELLEHCHILVLQRPDADSEAPEALRDLLAARSVNDPQALAGAGGQIAFVWQTPLAVSATQIRHLLAEGRSVRFLVPDAVLAYIHAHGLYRGQTES, translated from the coding sequence ATGGCGCGGCGCATCGGGATTCTGGGTGGCACCTTCAACCCGGTGCACATCGCCCATCTGCGCGGCGCCCTCGAGGTGGCCGAGCAGCTGGGGCTGGATGAGCTGCGGCTGATCCCCAGCGCCCGTCCGCCGCACCGCGAGGCGCCGCAGGCCACGGCCGAGCAGCGCCTGGCCATGGTCGAGCTGGCGGTGGCTGGCGAGCTGCGACTGGCGGTGGATGACCGCGAGCTGCGGCGGGCCAAGCCGTCGTTCACCTACGACACCCTGGAGTCGGTGCGGGGTGAACTGGCGGTGGACGACCAGCTGTTTCTCCTGCTGGGCTGGGATGCCTTCTGCGGGCTGCCGACCTGGCACCGCTGGCAGGAATTGCTGGAGCACTGCCATATCCTCGTGCTGCAGCGGCCGGACGCCGACAGCGAGGCGCCGGAAGCACTGCGCGACCTGCTGGCGGCGCGCAGTGTGAACGACCCGCAGGCCCTGGCAGGGGCTGGCGGGCAGATTGCTTTTGTCTGGCAGACACCGCTGGCGGTGTCTGCCACGCAGATTCGCCATTTGCTGGCAGAGGGGCGTTCGGTACGTTTTCTGGTACCCGACGCCGTGCTGGCCTATATCCATGCTCACGGGCTGTACCGTGGGCAAACCGAGTCATGA
- the rsfS gene encoding ribosome silencing factor, producing MQNEELVKVAVAALEDMKGADITTIDVRGKTSVTDFMVIASGTSSRHVKSMANEVLEKVKEQGVRPIGSEGLDGGEWALLDLGDVVVHVMQVATRQFYDLERLWQGAEQSRAHHLDQPE from the coding sequence ATGCAAAACGAAGAACTGGTCAAGGTCGCCGTTGCGGCCCTGGAAGACATGAAAGGCGCCGATATCACCACCATCGATGTGCGCGGCAAGACCAGCGTCACCGATTTCATGGTGATCGCCAGTGGTACCTCCAGCCGTCACGTCAAGTCGATGGCCAACGAGGTGCTGGAGAAGGTCAAGGAGCAGGGCGTGCGCCCGATCGGCAGCGAGGGTCTGGACGGCGGCGAGTGGGCCCTGCTCGACCTGGGCGATGTGGTGGTGCATGTGATGCAGGTCGCCACTCGCCAGTTCTACGACCTGGAGCGCCTGTGGCAGGGTGCCGAGCAGAGCCGCGCGCACCATCTGGATCAGCCGGAATAA
- the rlmH gene encoding 23S rRNA (pseudouridine(1915)-N(3))-methyltransferase RlmH — MRIKLIAVGSRMPRWVGDGWQEYAKRLPPELSLDLVEIPLTTRGKNADVARMIRQEGEAMLSKVQPGERIVTLEVTGKPWSTEQLAAELERWRLDARTVNLMVGGPEGLAPEVCARSEQRWSLSPLTLPHPLVRILIGEQIYRAWTVLSGHPYHK; from the coding sequence GTGCGTATCAAGCTGATCGCTGTCGGCTCGCGCATGCCGCGCTGGGTGGGGGATGGCTGGCAGGAATATGCCAAACGTCTGCCGCCCGAGCTGAGCCTCGACCTGGTCGAGATTCCGTTGACCACCCGCGGCAAGAATGCCGACGTGGCGCGGATGATCCGCCAGGAAGGCGAGGCCATGCTGAGCAAGGTGCAGCCCGGTGAACGCATCGTGACCCTGGAGGTCACAGGCAAGCCGTGGAGCACCGAGCAGCTGGCTGCCGAGCTGGAACGCTGGCGCCTGGATGCGCGCACGGTCAACCTGATGGTCGGCGGTCCCGAGGGGCTGGCGCCGGAAGTGTGCGCGCGCAGCGAGCAGCGCTGGTCGCTGTCGCCGCTGACCTTGCCGCATCCGCTGGTACGCATCCTGATCGGTGAACAGATCTACCGGGCCTGGACGGTGCTGTCCGGCCACCCGTATCACAAATAA
- the mrdA gene encoding penicillin-binding protein 2, with protein sequence MPQPIRLKDHEKDARLVRRRVVVGGVAVVLLTCVLIARMYYLQVIQYDYHSTLAENNRIHVQPIPPTRGLIFDRNGVIIADNRPSFSLTVTRERSSGDWQQVLDVIVEVLELTPDDRALFEKRMRQGRRPFEPVPILFELTEEQIARIAVNQFRLPGVDVAAQLVRHYPQREHFAHSVGYVGRINEKELKELDPVNYSGTHHIGKTGIERFYEAELHGEVGYEEVETNARGRVLRVLKRTDPQPGKDITLSLDVRLQEAAEQALGGRRGAVVAIEPSSGEVLAMVSQPSFDPNPFVTGIGFKAYAELRDSIDRPLYNRVLRGLYPPGSTVKPMVAVSALETGVVTPQTRVFDPGYYQLAGNSHKYRNWNRTGDGYVNLEMAIMRSNDTYFYDVAHKMGIDRLHDNMSRFGFGQKVALDMNEEAEGLMPSRDWKRARYRQAWFPGETLILGIGQGYMQATPLQLAQAAALMATRGKWIRPHLAKDIEGSKPVDPNPMPDIVLRDPKFWDYARNGMEMVVNAPRGTAAKVGATAVYRFAGKSGTAQVVAIKQGEKYDRSKINERHRDHALFIAYAPASDPKIAVSVMIENGEGGSSVAAPVAKQVMDAWLLGPDGQLKPEYRPPQPEAAPVSVVHEQ encoded by the coding sequence ATGCCGCAACCGATCCGCCTGAAGGACCACGAGAAGGATGCCCGCCTGGTGCGTCGGCGCGTCGTGGTCGGCGGCGTGGCGGTGGTGCTGCTGACCTGCGTGCTGATCGCGCGCATGTACTACCTGCAGGTGATCCAGTACGACTACCACTCGACCCTGGCGGAGAACAATCGCATCCACGTGCAGCCGATCCCGCCGACCCGCGGGCTGATCTTCGACCGCAACGGGGTGATCATCGCCGACAACCGGCCGAGCTTCAGCCTGACGGTGACCCGCGAGCGCTCCAGCGGCGACTGGCAGCAGGTGCTCGACGTGATAGTCGAGGTGCTGGAGCTGACCCCGGACGACCGCGCCCTGTTCGAGAAGCGCATGCGCCAGGGGCGGCGGCCGTTCGAGCCGGTGCCGATCCTGTTCGAGCTGACCGAGGAGCAGATCGCCCGCATCGCGGTCAATCAGTTCCGCCTGCCGGGGGTGGACGTGGCGGCCCAGCTGGTGCGCCACTACCCGCAGCGCGAGCACTTCGCCCACTCGGTCGGCTATGTCGGGCGGATCAACGAGAAGGAGCTCAAGGAGCTCGATCCGGTCAACTACAGCGGCACCCACCATATCGGCAAGACCGGCATCGAGCGTTTCTACGAGGCCGAGCTGCATGGCGAGGTGGGTTATGAGGAAGTCGAGACCAATGCCCGCGGCCGCGTGCTGCGCGTGCTCAAGCGCACCGACCCGCAGCCGGGCAAGGACATCACCCTGAGCCTCGATGTGCGCCTGCAGGAGGCTGCCGAGCAGGCCCTGGGCGGGCGCCGTGGTGCGGTGGTGGCGATCGAGCCGAGCTCGGGCGAGGTGCTGGCGATGGTCAGCCAGCCGAGTTTCGACCCCAACCCTTTCGTCACCGGCATCGGCTTCAAGGCCTATGCCGAGCTGCGCGACTCGATCGACCGGCCGCTGTACAACCGCGTACTGCGCGGCCTGTACCCACCAGGCTCGACGGTCAAGCCGATGGTCGCGGTGTCCGCCCTGGAGACCGGCGTGGTCACCCCGCAGACCCGGGTGTTCGACCCGGGCTACTACCAGTTGGCTGGCAACAGCCACAAGTACCGCAACTGGAACCGCACGGGCGACGGCTATGTGAACCTGGAGATGGCGATCATGCGCTCCAACGACACCTACTTTTACGATGTCGCGCACAAGATGGGCATCGATCGCCTGCACGACAACATGAGCCGCTTCGGCTTCGGCCAGAAGGTCGCCCTGGACATGAACGAGGAAGCCGAAGGGCTGATGCCCTCGCGCGACTGGAAGCGCGCGCGCTACCGTCAGGCCTGGTTCCCCGGCGAGACCCTGATCCTCGGTATCGGCCAGGGCTACATGCAGGCCACGCCGCTGCAGCTGGCCCAGGCGGCGGCGCTGATGGCCACCCGCGGCAAGTGGATTCGCCCGCACCTGGCCAAGGACATCGAGGGCAGCAAGCCGGTAGACCCCAACCCGATGCCGGATATCGTGCTGCGTGACCCGAAGTTCTGGGATTACGCGCGCAACGGCATGGAAATGGTGGTCAACGCCCCGCGCGGTACTGCGGCCAAGGTCGGTGCCACGGCGGTCTATCGCTTCGCCGGCAAGAGCGGTACGGCGCAGGTGGTGGCGATCAAGCAGGGCGAGAAGTACGACCGCAGCAAGATCAACGAACGCCACCGCGACCACGCGCTGTTCATCGCCTATGCGCCGGCCAGCGACCCGAAGATCGCCGTGTCGGTGATGATCGAGAACGGCGAGGGCGGCTCCAGCGTTGCCGCGCCGGTGGCCAAGCAGGTCATGGACGCCTGGCTGCTGGGCCCCGACGGCCAGCTGAAACCCGAATACCGCCCGCCGCAGCCCGAGGCGGCACCCGTGAGTGTCGTGCATGAACAGTAA
- the rodA gene encoding rod shape-determining protein RodA, with amino-acid sequence MNSNFDRTISQEDVFKRRATLLQRLHIDGWLLLILLVLGAGSLFVLYSASGKNWDLVIKQASSFGLGIFAAIVIAQFEPRFMARWVPLAYVVGVGLLTVVEVMGHTAMGATRWINIPGVIRFQPSEFMKIIMPATIAWYLARHNLPPKLKHIVVSLVLIVIPFVLIAKQPDLGTGLLILASGGFVVFMAGLQWRWILGALAAVVPVAVTMWFFVLREYQKQRVLTFLDPESDPLGTGWNIIQSKAAIGSGGVLGKGWLLGTQSHLDFLPESHTDFIIAVLSEEFGMVGVCILLLVYLLLIARGLIITAQAQSLFGKLLAGSLTMTFFVYVFVNIGMVSGLLPVVGVPLPFISYGGTHLVTLLSGFGVLMAVHTHRKWIAQV; translated from the coding sequence ATGAACAGTAACTTCGACCGCACCATCTCCCAGGAGGACGTGTTCAAGCGCCGCGCCACCCTGCTGCAGCGCCTGCACATCGACGGTTGGCTGCTGCTGATCCTCCTGGTGCTGGGGGCCGGCAGCCTGTTCGTGCTGTATTCGGCCAGCGGCAAGAACTGGGATCTGGTGATCAAGCAGGCCAGCTCCTTCGGCCTGGGCATCTTCGCCGCCATCGTCATCGCCCAGTTCGAGCCGCGCTTCATGGCGCGCTGGGTGCCGCTGGCCTATGTGGTCGGCGTCGGCCTGCTGACCGTGGTCGAGGTCATGGGCCACACGGCCATGGGGGCCACGCGCTGGATCAACATTCCCGGGGTGATCCGCTTCCAGCCCTCGGAATTCATGAAGATCATCATGCCGGCGACCATCGCCTGGTACCTGGCGCGGCACAACCTGCCGCCCAAGCTCAAGCACATCGTGGTCAGCCTGGTGCTGATCGTGATTCCCTTCGTATTGATCGCCAAGCAGCCGGATCTCGGTACCGGCCTGCTGATCCTGGCTTCCGGCGGCTTCGTGGTGTTCATGGCCGGCCTGCAGTGGCGCTGGATTCTCGGTGCGCTGGCGGCGGTGGTGCCGGTGGCGGTGACCATGTGGTTCTTCGTGTTGCGCGAGTACCAGAAGCAGCGCGTGCTGACTTTCCTCGACCCGGAGAGCGATCCGCTGGGCACCGGCTGGAACATCATCCAGTCCAAGGCGGCTATCGGTTCCGGTGGCGTGCTGGGCAAGGGCTGGCTGCTGGGTACCCAGTCTCATCTGGATTTTTTGCCGGAAAGTCATACGGACTTTATCATTGCCGTGCTTAGCGAAGAGTTCGGCATGGTCGGGGTGTGTATCCTGCTGCTGGTGTACCTGCTGCTGATCGCCCGCGGCCTGATCATCACGGCCCAGGCGCAGAGCTTGTTCGGCAAGCTGCTGGCCGGCAGCCTGACCATGACCTTCTTCGTGTACGTGTTCGTCAATATCGGCATGGTCAGTGGCCTGTTGCCGGTGGTGGGGGTGCCTCTGCCCTTCATTAGCTACGGCGGAACTCATTTGGTGACGCTGTTGTCAGGGTTTGGGGTTTTGATGGCGGTTCACACGCATCGCAAGTGGATCGCCCAGGTTTGA
- the mltB gene encoding lytic murein transglycosylase B, with protein MLGQSAMAGDYEGSPQVATFVAEMTRDYGFAGEQLTTLFNQVERKQAILDAISRPAEKVKPWKDYRPIFITEARISKGVSFWSQNAEALARAEKEYGVPAQVIVAIIGVETFYGGNTGSWRVLDSLSTLCFDYPPRAEFFCQQLKEFLILSREQQVDPLSLKGSYAGAMGLPQFMPSSFRAYAVDFDGDGHIDIWNNPVDAIGSVASYFKRHGWTMGAPVVSRAQVKGEQVDSGLTVGLDPVLTVGQLRALGWISGDVLRDDVPVTAFRFDGADGDEYWMGLPNFFVITRYNRSAMYAMAVHQLSGELLAKRGLQ; from the coding sequence ATGCTGGGACAGAGCGCTATGGCCGGGGATTATGAAGGTTCGCCGCAGGTGGCAACCTTCGTCGCCGAGATGACCCGCGACTATGGTTTCGCCGGCGAGCAGCTGACCACGCTGTTCAATCAGGTGGAGCGCAAACAGGCGATTCTCGATGCCATCTCGCGCCCGGCCGAGAAGGTCAAGCCGTGGAAGGACTACCGGCCGATCTTCATCACCGAGGCGCGCATCAGCAAGGGCGTGAGCTTCTGGAGCCAGAATGCCGAGGCCCTGGCTCGGGCCGAGAAGGAATACGGTGTGCCGGCCCAGGTGATCGTCGCGATCATCGGCGTGGAAACCTTCTACGGCGGCAATACCGGCAGCTGGCGCGTGCTCGATTCGCTGTCGACCCTGTGCTTCGATTACCCGCCGCGGGCCGAGTTCTTCTGCCAGCAGCTCAAGGAGTTCCTCATCCTGTCGCGCGAGCAGCAGGTCGACCCGCTCAGCCTCAAGGGCTCCTACGCCGGGGCCATGGGCCTGCCGCAGTTCATGCCGAGCAGCTTCCGTGCCTACGCGGTGGACTTCGACGGCGACGGCCACATCGATATCTGGAACAACCCGGTGGACGCCATCGGCAGCGTCGCCAGCTACTTCAAGCGCCATGGCTGGACGATGGGCGCGCCGGTGGTCAGCCGCGCCCAGGTCAAGGGCGAGCAGGTCGACAGCGGCCTCACCGTTGGCCTCGACCCGGTGCTGACTGTCGGCCAGCTGCGCGCCCTGGGCTGGATCAGTGGCGATGTGCTGCGTGACGATGTACCGGTGACTGCCTTCCGCTTCGACGGTGCCGACGGTGACGAGTACTGGATGGGCCTGCCCAACTTCTTCGTCATCACCCGCTATAACCGCAGCGCCATGTACGCCATGGCGGTGCACCAGCTGTCCGGCGAGCTGCTCGCCAAGCGAGGCCTGCAATGA
- a CDS encoding septal ring lytic transglycosylase RlpA family protein — protein MKLSLSRVAVVAVGLALVSCSSQRAPQPVAPGSQPISGPSDFNRPHRDGAPWWDVDVSRIPDAVPMPHYGAYKANPYTVLGKTYYPLNDARRYSALGTASWYGTKFHGQATANGEAYDLYGMTAAHKTLPLPSYVRVTNLENGKSVIVRVNDRGPFYSDRIIDLSFAAAKKLGYAEVGTARVKVEGIDPHEWWAQQGRPVPMVLAQPKMASTPVAQPASTTLASAQPVEQYTPPVEQHAAAVVPVQIDAKKNDSVGASGLYLQVAAFANPDAAELLKEKLSQTVAAPAFISSVVRNQQILHRVRLGPIGTPGEAQQLQDSVRLANLGQPTLVRPD, from the coding sequence ATGAAGCTGAGCCTGTCGCGAGTGGCTGTGGTCGCCGTCGGCCTGGCCCTGGTGAGCTGTTCCAGCCAGCGCGCGCCGCAGCCGGTGGCGCCGGGTTCGCAGCCGATTTCCGGGCCGAGCGATTTCAACCGTCCGCATCGCGACGGCGCGCCCTGGTGGGACGTCGACGTGTCACGCATCCCCGACGCCGTGCCGATGCCGCACTACGGTGCCTACAAGGCCAACCCCTACACGGTGCTGGGCAAGACCTACTACCCGCTCAACGATGCCCGCCGCTACAGCGCGCTGGGCACCGCTTCCTGGTACGGCACCAAGTTCCACGGCCAGGCCACCGCCAATGGCGAGGCCTATGACCTGTACGGCATGACCGCCGCGCACAAGACCCTGCCGCTGCCCAGCTACGTGCGGGTGACCAACCTGGAGAATGGCAAGAGCGTGATCGTGCGGGTCAACGACCGTGGCCCGTTCTACTCGGATCGCATCATCGATCTGTCCTTCGCCGCGGCGAAGAAGCTCGGCTATGCCGAAGTTGGCACCGCGCGGGTCAAGGTCGAGGGTATCGACCCCCACGAGTGGTGGGCCCAGCAGGGCCGTCCGGTGCCGATGGTGCTGGCGCAGCCGAAGATGGCCAGCACGCCGGTGGCCCAGCCGGCCAGCACCACCCTGGCTTCGGCACAGCCGGTCGAGCAGTACACCCCGCCGGTCGAACAGCACGCCGCGGCCGTGGTGCCGGTGCAGATCGACGCAAAAAAAAACGATTCAGTCGGAGCGTCTGGCCTGTATCTCCAGGTGGCCGCCTTCGCCAATCCGGACGCTGCGGAGCTTCTCAAGGAGAAGCTGAGCCAGACCGTGGCTGCCCCGGCCTTTATCAGCTCGGTGGTGCGCAACCAGCAGATCCTGCACCGCGTGCGCCTGGGGCCGATCGGAACGCCGGGTGAAGCGCAGCAGCTACAGGACAGCGTGCGCCTGGCCAACCTCGGTCAGCCGACCCTGGTGCGCCCCGACTGA